A region of the Pseudarthrobacter oxydans genome:
AGAGCAGGTCCGGCTCCTCAGTCCTACCGGTCAGCATCACCACATAGGCGTTACTGAAATGTCGGATCCGCCGCAGTACTTCAAAACCATCGATATCAGGAAGCCCGATATCCAGCGTCACCACATTCGCCTGCTTGTCGCGGACCACTTCCACGCCGGCCCGTCCGTCTGCCGCTGTATGCACTTCAAACCCTGCCTGCGTCAACACTCCTTCTAAAAGGTTGCGCACGTCGGCATCGTCTTCAATTACCACAGCCACGCCAAGTTCGTCCATTGATATCCCCATGCCAGGCGGACATGGCCCCCCATCAGCCCAGCGCCAATGCCATATCCGCTCCAACCATTTATACGCTACTCGTTACCTCTACTGACCACATCTACTTCCCCATTCATTTCGGAAAGTCAATTATCATGACAAGACATGTGGATTACGAGCCGAAAGGATGTGCTAACGGTGACCATCAGGAATTCGAACGCACTTGCCGCCCGGCATTCCATTCCAAGTCCGCGGGGTTTGAATCGCACTCATGGCTGAGCACTTGTTCCAGCGTGGACCTATACGGTTCTTCCGGGGTCTCGGACCCCGGGCCCAGGTGGTGCTGTGCCAGCTTCCGCTGACGTTGATTGTTGCCGGCCTTGCGGCGGCTACGCCCGTCGCCTGGCCATCGTTGCTGCACAGTCCCCTCTATATGACCGGAATCCTGCTCCATGGGATCCTCTTCCTGGGCTGTTTCCTGGTGCCGTGGGAGCGCCTGGGCCACCGGTCCTATCTGTTTGTCCCCGTCCTGGACTTCGCGGCCATCGGGTTTCTGCGCAACGGCGCCGCCCCGCTCCTGCCTGGGCTCGCTGTCCTGGTGGTCTTTCCGGTGATCTGGCTTTCCGCCTCAGGAATGCTCACACGCACCAGCCTGGTGTTGAGCTTTGTTGGCCCAATGTTCATCATGCTTCCCCCAATTGCGGGACGTTTCCCCAACCTGAACGCCACGGACATCACCACCGTTGTCCTCTTTCCCCTCATGATGCTCTCGGTATCGCTCGCCATCCGGTTTGCCAGTATCCATGTCCGGCTCCAGCAGCGTGAACTCGCGGAGAAGGACAGGGAGCTCAGGACGCTGCTGCGCGAAAGCCGGGAACGGGAAAAGCTGCTCCAGACGGTCCTGGACGCCACCGACGTCGGAATTGCCGCCGTCGACCGTTCCGGCCGCTTCCTCGTCTCCAACGACCGGCAGCGGAACTTCCGCCGGGCCACCGGCGCCGACGATGCCGCCCCGGGGCAGGGCCACCAGCTGATCTTCGGCCAGGACAGGCGGACCCTGCTGCCGCCGGAAAAGCGTCCCATCAGCCGGGCCATCGCAGGTGAGTCCTTCGCTGACTACCTGGTGTGGGCCGGTGAGGGAGCAGAACAGCGCGCCGTGTCCACGGCCGCCCGGCCCCTGGTCAGCGAGGACGGCAGCTTCAACGGTGCGGTGGTGGTCTACAGCGATGTCACCGGCTGGGTGGAAGCACTCGCCGCCAACCAGGAACTCGTCACGAACGTCTCCCACGAGTTCAAGTCGCCCCTGAATTCCATCATCGGAAACATCGACCTTGTCCTGGATGACGCCGGCGCTGAACTGCCGCCACAGGTGGCCCAGCGCCTGCTGGTGGTCCAGCGGAACGCGGAACGGCTGGTTGCCCTGGTGTCCGACCTGACGGCGACCGCCTCCACGGCCCTGAACGTGCACCCCAAGCGGACAGACCTGGCCAGCCTGGTGGAAACCAGCCTGGGCTCCGCGCAGGCCCAGGCCGAGCGGGCACATATCCAGCTCAGGGCCGACGTTCCCTCGCCTCTCTGGGCCTACGCCGACCCGCTGCGCATCGGCCAGGCGCTGGACAACCTCGTCTCCAACGCCATCAAGTACTCCCCCGACGGCGGGACGGTCAGCGTCAGCGCCAGCTTCAGTGAGGAGTGGGTCCGGCTCAGCGTCAGCGACACGGGAATGGGGATGAGCCGGGAAGACACCGCGAGGGTCTTCAAGCGCTTCTTCCGGACGGAATCTGCACGGAAAGCGGCCATAGCCGGCGCCGGGCTTGGCCTGTCCATCACCAAGATGATCGTGGAGGGCCACGGCGGCAGCATCACCTGTGAGAGCGGCCAGGGCAAGGGCAGCACGTTCACGCTGACACTACCGGCGGACGGGCCCCCGCCGTCGTTCTAGGGAATCGATTGCTCCGTAGATGCCGTTTTGACGGCTCAAAACGGCATCTACGGAGCAACCGATGGGTTCAGTGCTCCCGGAGCGCCCTTGTCAGTTCCGCACGGGCCAGCAGCTCGTCGTCGGACGGGTAGGCCACTTCCTCCAGCACCAGCGGGTGCGGCGCGGCGAGCACGGACTTGGCGTCCCGCTTCCTGGCCAGCAGGCGCTCGTGCAGCCAGCCCGCTTCCTCAACGCCCTCCCCCACGTACAGGGCAGAGCCGACCAGGGCGCGCACCATGTTGTGGCAAAAAGCGTCGGCCTGGACAGTGGCCACGATGACGCCGTCTTCGGCCCGCGTGAACTCGAAGCGCTGGAGCTCGCGGATAGTGGTTGCACCCTCCCGCGGCTTGCAGAAGGACAGGAAGTTCTGCAGCCCCAGGAGCTTGGAGGCACCCTCGTTGAGCAGGTCCACGTCCAGCGGGTTCTTATGCCACAGGGTGGAGTACCGGCCCAGCGGGTCCCACAGGGCGGGCCCGTCCGCGATGCGGTAGCTGTAGCGCCGCCACAGGGCCGAGAAACGGGCGTCAAAGCCTTCGGGTGCCAGCGTAATCCTGTGCACCTCCACGGCGCCGGTGAGGTCCCCGAGCACCCGGCTCAGGGCGCCGCGGATCCTGCGGAGCATGGCGACGGCGGGATCCAGTTCGTGCCCGCGGGGCAGTCCCCGCCACTCGGCTTCCGTGAGGTCCAGGTGGACAACCTGGCCGCGTGCGTGCACTCCCGCGTCCGTCCGGCCCGCAACGGTGACGCGGACCGGCCGCCGTACCAGCAGGTGCAGGGCCTCCTCGAGGACCCCCTGGACAGTGCGCAGGCCAGGCTGCAGTGCCCACCCGCTGAAAGGGCCGCCGTCGTACGACAAATCAAGCCGGACACGCAAAAACCCGCCGCCCCCCAATACGGGGGCCGCGGGTTTTTGGTCGTTCATAGACTCAAGTCTATGCGAAGGAAGTCAGCGAATTACTTCGCGTCCTTTTCCTCGGCTGCGGGAGCCTCGGGGGCTTCCTCAGCGGCCGGAGCCTCTTCGGTTGCAGCCTCTTCAGCCGGAGCCTCAGCAGCGTCGGCTTCAACAGCCTCTGCCTCGGGAGCCTCTTCTGCAACGGGTGCAGCAGCGGCTTCCTTCTTGTCAGCGTCGCGCTTCGCAGCGGAGGTAGCCTCGGCTACAACAGCCTGCTTGGCGGAAACCGGCTCGAGGACGAGCTCGATGACAGCCATGGGAGCGTTGTCGCCCTTGCGGTTGCCGATCTTGGTGATGCGGGTGTAGCCGCCGTCGCGGTTCTCCACAGCCTGGGCGATGTCGGTGAACAGCTCGTGGACGACGCCCTTGTTGCTGATCAGGCCGAGGACCCGGCGGCGGGAAGCGAGGTCGCCACGCTTGGCGAAGGTGACCAGGCGCTCTGCGTACGGCTTCAGGCGCTTGGCCTTGGTCACCGTGGTGGTGATCCGCTTGTGCTCGAACAGGGATGCTGCCAGGTTCGCGAGCATGAGGCGCTCGTGAGCCGGGCCGCCTCCGAGGCGCGGACCCTTAGTGGGGGTAGGCATAATTGTTTCTCCTCAAATGGAAGCCGTGGGCGCTGCACACCGTGGTGCCTGCCCGCCGGCCAAGGTCTGGTTTAGAGTTCGTCGTCGCCGAAGGCGGCGTCGTCCTCTTCGATTGCTGCGGCGCGTGCTGCGAGGTCAAAACCGGGAGGCGAGTCCTTGAGGGACAGGCCCAGTTCAACCAGCTTTGCCTTGACCTCGTCAATGGACTTGGCACCGAAGTTGCGGATGTCCATCAGGTCAGCCTCGGAGCGGGCAACGAGTTCACCCACGGTGTGGATGCCCTCACGCTTGAGGCAGTTGTAGGAACGGACGGTGAGGTCCAGATCCTCGATCGGCAGTGCCATGTCGGCTGCCAGGGCAG
Encoded here:
- a CDS encoding ATP-binding protein → MAEHLFQRGPIRFFRGLGPRAQVVLCQLPLTLIVAGLAAATPVAWPSLLHSPLYMTGILLHGILFLGCFLVPWERLGHRSYLFVPVLDFAAIGFLRNGAAPLLPGLAVLVVFPVIWLSASGMLTRTSLVLSFVGPMFIMLPPIAGRFPNLNATDITTVVLFPLMMLSVSLAIRFASIHVRLQQRELAEKDRELRTLLRESREREKLLQTVLDATDVGIAAVDRSGRFLVSNDRQRNFRRATGADDAAPGQGHQLIFGQDRRTLLPPEKRPISRAIAGESFADYLVWAGEGAEQRAVSTAARPLVSEDGSFNGAVVVYSDVTGWVEALAANQELVTNVSHEFKSPLNSIIGNIDLVLDDAGAELPPQVAQRLLVVQRNAERLVALVSDLTATASTALNVHPKRTDLASLVETSLGSAQAQAERAHIQLRADVPSPLWAYADPLRIGQALDNLVSNAIKYSPDGGTVSVSASFSEEWVRLSVSDTGMGMSREDTARVFKRFFRTESARKAAIAGAGLGLSITKMIVEGHGGSITCESGQGKGSTFTLTLPADGPPPSF
- a CDS encoding tRNA pseudouridine synthase A, with translation MNDQKPAAPVLGGGGFLRVRLDLSYDGGPFSGWALQPGLRTVQGVLEEALHLLVRRPVRVTVAGRTDAGVHARGQVVHLDLTEAEWRGLPRGHELDPAVAMLRRIRGALSRVLGDLTGAVEVHRITLAPEGFDARFSALWRRYSYRIADGPALWDPLGRYSTLWHKNPLDVDLLNEGASKLLGLQNFLSFCKPREGATTIRELQRFEFTRAEDGVIVATVQADAFCHNMVRALVGSALYVGEGVEEAGWLHERLLARKRDAKSVLAAPHPLVLEEVAYPSDDELLARAELTRALREH
- the rplQ gene encoding 50S ribosomal protein L17, encoding MPTPTKGPRLGGGPAHERLMLANLAASLFEHKRITTTVTKAKRLKPYAERLVTFAKRGDLASRRRVLGLISNKGVVHELFTDIAQAVENRDGGYTRITKIGNRKGDNAPMAVIELVLEPVSAKQAVVAEATSAAKRDADKKEAAAAPVAEEAPEAEAVEADAAEAPAEEAATEEAPAAEEAPEAPAAEEKDAK